One part of the Granulicella arctica genome encodes these proteins:
- a CDS encoding S53 family peptidase, whose amino-acid sequence MAPKKIAPRFSTQARHELPGSEKAPFAPSSTDKVAPASGKFTVSVVVRRKTPLNVKTLGKVRITRAEYTRHHAADKADLKLVHAFAKEYGLTVEKNTPKPERRTVLLSGTPAAMQKAFGVTLKRVTTDGATYRVREGAIHIPAELTNIVVAVLGLDNRPQAKPHFRIHKRSGIRPNAAATNTSYTPVQVGQLYQFPAGATATGQTIGIIELGGGYKKADLTAYFKTLGQKAPTVTTVSVDKGKNKPDGANGADGEVMLDIEVAGAIAVGAKIVVYFAPNTDQGFIDAIATAVHDTTNKPSVISISWGGPESSWTAQSLSALDAACQSAAALGITITVAAGDNGATDGGTGNNVDFPASSPHVLACGGTKLVGSGSTITSEVVWNETAANEGATGGGVSTVFPLPTWQANSGVPASTTSTGGRGVPDVAGDADPATGYTIRVDGQTMVIGGTSAVAPLWAGLIALSNAQNKTTAGFIQPTIYAAKGKTAFNDITSGNNGAFSAGPGWDACTGLGSPIGTKIIALLGGTTASKKTVKKAVAPKKAARK is encoded by the coding sequence ATGGCTCCCAAGAAAATCGCACCCCGCTTCTCCACGCAGGCACGCCACGAACTCCCAGGCAGCGAAAAGGCTCCCTTCGCACCGTCATCCACCGATAAGGTCGCTCCGGCCTCCGGAAAATTCACCGTCTCCGTCGTCGTACGGCGCAAGACACCGCTCAACGTCAAGACGCTCGGCAAGGTCCGCATCACACGCGCCGAATACACCAGGCACCACGCCGCCGACAAGGCCGACCTGAAGCTCGTCCACGCCTTCGCCAAAGAGTACGGCCTTACCGTCGAGAAGAACACGCCCAAGCCCGAGCGCCGTACCGTGCTCCTCAGCGGAACGCCTGCCGCTATGCAGAAGGCATTCGGCGTCACCCTCAAGCGTGTCACCACCGATGGCGCGACCTATCGCGTCCGCGAAGGCGCCATTCATATTCCCGCCGAGCTCACCAATATCGTCGTCGCCGTCCTCGGCCTCGACAACCGCCCCCAGGCAAAGCCCCACTTTCGCATCCACAAACGCTCCGGCATTCGTCCCAACGCTGCCGCGACCAACACCTCCTACACCCCCGTCCAAGTCGGCCAGCTCTACCAGTTCCCCGCTGGAGCCACCGCCACCGGCCAGACCATCGGCATCATCGAACTCGGCGGCGGCTACAAAAAAGCCGACCTCACCGCCTACTTCAAAACCCTTGGCCAGAAGGCCCCGACCGTGACCACCGTCTCCGTCGACAAGGGCAAGAACAAGCCCGACGGAGCCAACGGAGCGGACGGTGAGGTCATGCTCGACATCGAGGTCGCCGGCGCCATCGCTGTCGGCGCGAAGATCGTCGTCTATTTCGCCCCCAACACCGACCAGGGCTTCATCGACGCCATCGCCACCGCCGTCCACGACACCACCAACAAGCCCAGCGTCATCTCCATCAGTTGGGGCGGTCCCGAGTCCAGTTGGACAGCACAGTCCCTCTCCGCGCTCGACGCCGCCTGTCAATCCGCTGCCGCCCTCGGCATCACCATCACCGTCGCCGCCGGTGACAACGGTGCCACGGACGGTGGCACCGGCAACAACGTCGACTTCCCCGCCTCCAGCCCACACGTCCTCGCCTGCGGAGGAACCAAGCTCGTCGGCTCCGGCTCCACCATCACCTCCGAGGTCGTCTGGAACGAGACCGCTGCCAACGAAGGAGCAACCGGCGGGGGCGTCAGCACCGTCTTCCCGCTCCCCACCTGGCAGGCCAACTCCGGCGTCCCCGCATCCACCACCAGCACCGGAGGCCGCGGCGTCCCCGACGTCGCCGGCGACGCCGACCCAGCCACCGGCTACACCATCCGCGTCGATGGCCAGACCATGGTCATCGGCGGAACCAGCGCCGTCGCACCGCTCTGGGCCGGTCTCATCGCCCTGAGCAACGCGCAGAACAAGACGACCGCTGGTTTCATCCAACCCACCATCTACGCCGCGAAGGGCAAGACCGCCTTCAACGACATCACCTCCGGCAACAACGGAGCCTTCAGCGCAGGTCCCGGCTGGGATGCCTGCACCGGCCTCGGCTCCCCCATTGGCACCAAAATCATCGCATTGCTTGGCGGCACCACCGCAAGTAAGAAGACCGTTAAAAAAGCAGTCGCACCAAAGAAAGCAGCCAGGAAATAA
- a CDS encoding amidohydrolase family protein, with protein MAASRMETIDAHHHLWRYTPREYDWIDESMQVLRRDFLPGDLIREMAAADVDGSVVVQARQTLEETRWLLDQADDCAAIRGVVGWAPIAGEEFPGVMEEFEDRPKLKGLRHVIQGEKDEEYILREDFNSGIRCLLGSGLVYDILIFARHLPYAIEFVDEHPEQVFVLDHIAKPMIREGMVAPWAEQMQELGRRENVWCKLSGMVTEADWATWDEASLRPYLDAAVEAFGPSRLMVGSDWPVCLVASEYGRWFEVLRTYFAGFSETERAAVFGGNAVEVYGL; from the coding sequence ATGGCGGCAAGCAGGATGGAGACGATCGACGCGCATCATCACCTATGGCGCTACACGCCGCGGGAGTATGACTGGATCGACGAGTCGATGCAGGTGTTGCGACGGGACTTTCTGCCGGGTGACCTGATCCGGGAGATGGCGGCGGCGGATGTGGATGGCTCGGTGGTGGTACAGGCGCGGCAGACGCTTGAGGAGACGCGCTGGCTATTGGATCAGGCAGACGACTGTGCGGCGATTCGCGGCGTGGTGGGCTGGGCTCCGATTGCCGGGGAGGAGTTTCCTGGGGTGATGGAGGAGTTTGAGGACAGGCCGAAGCTGAAGGGGCTGCGGCATGTGATCCAGGGGGAGAAGGATGAGGAGTACATCCTGCGTGAGGACTTCAACTCGGGGATTCGTTGCCTGCTGGGGAGTGGGTTGGTGTACGACATCCTGATATTCGCGCGGCATCTGCCGTATGCGATTGAGTTTGTGGATGAGCATCCGGAGCAGGTCTTTGTGTTGGATCATATTGCCAAGCCGATGATTCGCGAGGGCATGGTTGCTCCGTGGGCGGAGCAGATGCAGGAGCTTGGGCGGCGCGAAAATGTCTGGTGCAAGCTCTCAGGGATGGTGACGGAGGCGGATTGGGCGACGTGGGATGAGGCGTCGCTGCGGCCTTATCTCGATGCTGCGGTCGAGGCGTTCGGGCCGTCGCGGCTGATGGTGGGGTCGGACTGGCCGGTGTGCCTGGTGGCCAGCGAGTATGGGCGCTGGTTCGAGGTGCTGCGCACATACTTTGCGGGCTTCAGCGAAACAGAGCGGGCGGCGGTGTTTGGTGGGAATGCGGTTGAGGTGTATGGGCTTTAG
- the treS gene encoding maltose alpha-D-glucosyltransferase: MKKAGSATDPLWYKDAIIYEIHVRAFMDSNGDGIGDFQGLISKLDYLQDLGVTCLWLLPFFPSPLRDDGYDIANYNDVNPSYGTIADFQQFLNEAHLRNMQVMIELVINHTSDQHPWFQAARLAPPGSPERNMYVWSDTIDLYKEARIIFTDTEKSNWTWDDTAKQFYWHRFFSHQPDLNFDNPRVMEEVLNAMRFWMDMGIDGLRLDAIPYLLERDGTSCENVPETHAKIKEIRAVIDAEYENRLVLAEANMWPADVRPYFGDGDECHMAFHFPLMPRIYMALRQEDRLPITDIMAQTPEIPDNCQWGLFLRNHDELTLEMVTDDERDYMYLAYSADPRMRINVGIRRRLAPLVDNNRRRIELLNSLLLSFPGTPIMYYGDEIGMGDNIYLGDRNGVRTPMQWNSDRNAGFSRAVPAKLYFPVIMDPIWGYQAINVEAQQSDQSSLLHWTRNMIALRKLFQVFGRGTLEFLHPDNRKILAYIRRYDPYAASAAETAAMPASSSSETILCVANLSRFAQPVSLDLSQFAGMLPVEMLGYVSFPPITAQPYPLTIAPYSFLWLELQSAPQTVETPTAAAEAEDDAVALDLLASGWASLLTGPGLKLLQKTLPTYLPNQRWFGAKSRTIETINVRDWAEIPGTGAALFFLDLVYTDGQRDTYQLPLAHTTGHEAEELLASAPASVLATLKTPTGPMLLHDAVLREELRQSLLTLIADDAAFPLGNTVGDIHGHKSTAFDELRGHDPLPARTGSAEQSNTSILYNGKLIMKLFRRLQTGENPDTEIGRFLTETAHFPRIAPFLGDITLTSATGEPTTLAMLQGLVPNEGDGWQWTLDELSRYYDSCANLPIPDDLGTVPSFLSDAHPPAAADEHAGFYLDAAALLGRRTAEMHLALATPTDNPAFVAEPFSIDDLNADAQRIQTQISQSLDALKRGMSQLSDLTTDSAALLLSRRIELFSRTHAITAISPQQAGQRIRIHGDYHLGQVLRSKVDYVILDFEGEPARTLAERRAKQSPLKDVAGMLRSFSYAAFAGLEQFSQRRPEAAKNSEPWARLWQNAVATAFLRAYRQAIAANPHLIPQPPQAQVLLNAYLLEKSLYELLYELNNRPAWVRIPLAGILALPTESSR; the protein is encoded by the coding sequence TTGAAGAAAGCCGGCAGCGCCACCGATCCCCTCTGGTACAAGGACGCCATCATCTACGAGATCCACGTCCGAGCCTTCATGGACTCGAACGGTGATGGCATCGGCGACTTTCAGGGCCTCATCTCGAAGCTCGACTACCTCCAGGATCTCGGCGTCACCTGCCTCTGGCTGCTGCCCTTCTTCCCCTCACCCCTCCGCGACGATGGCTACGACATCGCCAACTACAACGACGTCAACCCCAGCTATGGCACTATCGCCGACTTCCAGCAGTTCCTCAACGAAGCCCATCTGCGAAACATGCAAGTCATGATTGAGCTGGTCATCAACCACACCAGCGATCAGCACCCGTGGTTCCAGGCCGCCCGCCTCGCGCCTCCCGGCTCGCCCGAGCGCAACATGTACGTCTGGTCCGACACCATCGACCTCTACAAAGAGGCCCGCATCATCTTCACGGACACCGAGAAGTCCAACTGGACCTGGGACGACACCGCCAAGCAGTTCTACTGGCATCGCTTCTTCTCGCACCAGCCTGACCTCAACTTCGACAACCCGCGCGTCATGGAAGAGGTGCTCAACGCCATGCGCTTCTGGATGGACATGGGCATCGACGGCCTGCGTCTCGACGCGATTCCCTACCTCCTCGAACGCGACGGCACCTCTTGCGAGAACGTGCCCGAAACCCACGCCAAGATCAAAGAGATTCGCGCCGTCATCGACGCCGAGTACGAAAACCGCCTCGTGCTCGCCGAAGCCAATATGTGGCCCGCCGACGTCCGCCCCTACTTCGGCGATGGCGACGAGTGCCACATGGCCTTCCACTTCCCTCTCATGCCCCGCATCTATATGGCGCTCCGGCAAGAGGACCGTCTCCCCATCACCGACATCATGGCGCAGACCCCGGAGATCCCGGACAACTGCCAGTGGGGCCTCTTCCTCCGCAACCATGATGAACTGACGCTCGAGATGGTCACCGACGACGAGCGCGACTACATGTACCTCGCCTACTCCGCCGACCCGCGCATGCGCATCAACGTTGGTATCCGCCGCCGCCTCGCACCTCTGGTGGACAACAACCGCCGCCGCATCGAACTGCTCAACTCGCTCCTGCTCAGCTTCCCCGGCACGCCCATCATGTACTACGGCGACGAGATCGGCATGGGCGACAACATCTACCTCGGCGACCGCAACGGCGTCCGCACCCCCATGCAGTGGAACTCCGACCGCAACGCCGGATTCAGCAGAGCGGTCCCCGCCAAGCTCTACTTCCCCGTCATCATGGACCCCATCTGGGGCTATCAGGCCATCAACGTCGAGGCCCAGCAATCAGACCAGTCCTCGCTGCTGCACTGGACGCGCAACATGATCGCGCTGCGCAAGCTCTTCCAGGTCTTCGGCCGCGGCACGCTCGAGTTCCTCCATCCCGACAATCGCAAGATTCTCGCCTACATACGCCGCTACGACCCCTACGCCGCATCCGCCGCCGAAACCGCCGCCATGCCGGCGTCCTCCAGCAGCGAGACCATCCTCTGCGTCGCCAATCTCTCCCGCTTCGCCCAACCCGTCTCACTTGACCTCAGCCAGTTCGCCGGGATGCTACCCGTCGAGATGCTCGGCTACGTCTCCTTCCCGCCCATCACGGCCCAGCCCTACCCCCTCACCATCGCACCGTATTCTTTTCTCTGGCTCGAGCTGCAATCCGCTCCGCAAACCGTCGAAACTCCGACCGCAGCAGCCGAGGCAGAAGACGACGCCGTAGCCCTCGACCTGCTCGCCAGCGGCTGGGCAAGTCTGCTCACCGGCCCCGGCCTCAAACTGCTCCAGAAGACTCTCCCCACCTATCTGCCAAATCAACGCTGGTTCGGCGCGAAGTCCCGCACCATCGAAACCATCAACGTCCGCGACTGGGCCGAGATCCCCGGAACCGGCGCAGCCCTCTTCTTCCTCGACCTCGTCTACACCGACGGACAGCGCGACACCTACCAGCTCCCGCTCGCCCACACCACCGGCCATGAAGCCGAAGAGCTGCTCGCAAGCGCCCCAGCCTCGGTCCTCGCCACACTTAAAACGCCCACCGGCCCCATGCTCCTGCACGACGCCGTACTCCGCGAAGAGCTGCGCCAGTCCCTGCTCACCCTGATCGCAGACGATGCTGCATTCCCGCTCGGCAACACCGTCGGAGACATCCACGGCCACAAGAGCACGGCCTTCGACGAACTCCGCGGTCACGATCCGCTCCCCGCACGCACCGGCTCCGCCGAGCAGTCCAACACCTCCATCCTCTATAACGGCAAGCTCATCATGAAGCTCTTCCGCCGTCTCCAGACTGGTGAAAACCCCGATACCGAGATCGGCCGCTTCCTCACTGAAACCGCACACTTCCCACGCATCGCCCCCTTCCTCGGCGACATTACCCTGACCTCGGCAACCGGCGAGCCCACCACCCTCGCCATGCTCCAGGGCCTCGTCCCCAACGAGGGAGACGGCTGGCAGTGGACCCTCGACGAGCTCAGCCGCTACTACGATAGCTGCGCCAACCTCCCCATCCCCGACGACCTCGGCACCGTCCCCAGCTTCCTCAGCGACGCCCACCCCCCAGCCGCTGCCGATGAACACGCCGGCTTCTACTTAGACGCAGCCGCCCTGCTTGGCCGCCGCACCGCCGAGATGCACCTCGCCCTCGCTACCCCTACCGACAACCCAGCCTTCGTCGCCGAGCCCTTCTCTATCGACGACCTGAACGCCGATGCCCAGCGTATCCAGACACAGATCAGCCAGTCCCTCGACGCTCTCAAGCGCGGCATGTCCCAACTCTCCGATCTCACCACCGACAGCGCCGCCCTCCTGCTCAGCCGCCGCATCGAGCTCTTCTCCCGCACCCACGCCATCACCGCCATCTCGCCCCAACAGGCAGGCCAGCGCATCCGCATCCACGGCGACTACCACCTCGGCCAGGTCCTCCGCTCTAAGGTCGACTACGTCATCCTCGACTTCGAGGGCGAGCCCGCCCGCACCCTCGCCGAGCGACGCGCCAAGCAGTCTCCACTCAAAGACGTCGCCGGAATGCTCCGTTCCTTCAGCTATGCGGCTTTTGCAGGGTTAGAACAGTTCTCGCAGCGCCGCCCCGAAGCCGCGAAGAACAGCGAGCCCTGGGCGCGTCTCTGGCAGAACGCCGTCGCCACCGCCTTCCTGCGCGCCTACAGGCAAGCCATCGCCGCGAATCCGCATCTCATTCCACAGCCTCCGCAGGCGCAGGTTCTACTCAACGCCTATCTGCTCGAGAAGTCGCTCTATGAGCTGCTGTACGAGCTTAATAACCGCCCAGCATGGGTCCGCATCCCGTTAGCAGGTATCCTTGCCTTGCCCACGGAATCATCACGATGA
- a CDS encoding alpha-1,4-glucan--maltose-1-phosphate maltosyltransferase codes for MKPVEGRKRIVIEEVQPQVNCGRYPVKRILGDVVTITCAAFGDGHDHVAARVLYRQEGEPRWRIATLAPLGNDLWSASFIVDQLGPWQYTIQAWIDHFDTWCDDLKKRLAAQPDPNNPAPGAQPQDIPLALRSGALLLEQTAARAKGPDAKQLEDIVTSLRWMADQNAALYENPITEEIRALAARYPDLSFVTKFERDLILWVDRERARYSTWYELFPRSASPDPARHGTLNDVAARIPEIAAMGFDVLYMPPIHPIGVAFRKGPNNSVTAQPGDYGSPWAIGAAEGGHKAILPELGTVADFKNLVATAQKNSMELALDIAFQCSPDHPWVKEHPEWFIIRPDGSIQYAENPPKKYQDIYPLNFESPDWRGLWEELHSVFAYWIRHGVHIFRVDNPHTKALPFWEWCIAEIHKDHPEVIFLAEAFTRPHVMYSLAKAGFSQSYTYFTWRTGKDELQQYFEEITKPPVTDFFHPNIWPNTPDILHASLQTGGRPAFMQRFILAATLGANYGIYGPAFELCEGRPAKPNSEEYLDSEKYQLRHWDRSASHSIAPLITTVNKIRRENPALQNDLSLHFHPVDNSQILCYSKSSTKDGIENTILVAINIDPAHEQSGWIELDLKHLGIAHDQVFDVEDLLTGTHYQWNGRSNYVALRPDVMPAHILRVTRK; via the coding sequence ATGAAACCTGTAGAGGGTCGTAAGCGCATCGTTATCGAAGAGGTTCAGCCCCAGGTCAACTGCGGCCGCTACCCCGTCAAACGGATTCTCGGAGACGTCGTCACCATCACCTGCGCCGCCTTCGGGGATGGACACGACCATGTCGCCGCACGTGTGCTCTACCGGCAGGAGGGTGAACCGCGTTGGCGCATCGCAACCCTCGCCCCGCTCGGCAACGATCTCTGGTCCGCCAGCTTCATCGTCGATCAGCTCGGCCCCTGGCAGTACACCATCCAGGCCTGGATCGATCACTTCGACACGTGGTGCGACGACCTCAAAAAGCGTCTCGCCGCGCAGCCCGACCCCAACAACCCCGCACCCGGCGCACAACCGCAGGACATTCCCCTCGCACTCCGCTCCGGCGCCCTTCTGCTGGAGCAGACCGCCGCCCGTGCCAAAGGCCCCGACGCCAAACAACTCGAGGATATCGTCACCTCGCTGCGCTGGATGGCCGACCAGAACGCCGCCCTCTACGAAAACCCCATCACCGAAGAGATCAGGGCCCTCGCCGCCCGCTATCCCGATCTCAGCTTCGTCACCAAATTCGAGCGGGACCTCATCCTTTGGGTCGATCGCGAACGCGCCCGCTACTCCACCTGGTACGAGCTCTTCCCTCGCTCTGCCTCCCCCGACCCGGCACGCCACGGTACGTTGAACGACGTGGCCGCCCGCATCCCCGAGATCGCCGCCATGGGCTTCGATGTGCTCTACATGCCGCCCATCCATCCCATCGGTGTCGCCTTCCGTAAAGGCCCAAACAATAGCGTCACCGCTCAGCCCGGAGACTATGGCAGTCCATGGGCTATCGGCGCGGCCGAGGGCGGCCACAAAGCCATCCTTCCAGAACTCGGCACCGTGGCCGACTTCAAAAATCTCGTCGCCACCGCGCAAAAAAACTCCATGGAGCTCGCCCTCGACATCGCCTTCCAGTGCTCGCCCGACCATCCCTGGGTCAAGGAGCATCCGGAGTGGTTCATTATCCGTCCCGACGGCAGCATTCAGTACGCCGAAAATCCTCCGAAGAAGTATCAGGACATCTATCCGCTCAACTTCGAGTCGCCCGACTGGCGCGGCCTCTGGGAGGAGCTGCACTCCGTCTTCGCCTATTGGATTCGCCACGGTGTCCACATCTTCCGCGTCGACAATCCACACACTAAGGCGCTGCCCTTCTGGGAGTGGTGCATCGCCGAGATCCACAAGGACCACCCCGAGGTCATCTTCCTCGCCGAAGCCTTCACTCGTCCGCACGTCATGTACTCGCTCGCCAAGGCCGGCTTCTCGCAGTCCTACACCTATTTCACCTGGCGCACCGGGAAGGACGAGCTACAGCAGTATTTCGAAGAGATCACCAAACCGCCCGTCACCGATTTCTTCCACCCCAACATCTGGCCCAACACGCCGGACATCCTCCACGCCTCGCTCCAAACCGGCGGCCGTCCAGCTTTCATGCAGCGCTTTATCCTCGCCGCAACGCTCGGCGCAAACTACGGCATCTACGGTCCCGCCTTCGAGCTCTGCGAAGGCCGTCCCGCCAAGCCCAACAGCGAAGAGTATCTCGACAGCGAGAAGTACCAGCTCCGCCACTGGGACCGCTCCGCCAGCCACTCCATCGCGCCGCTCATCACTACCGTCAACAAGATTCGCCGCGAGAACCCCGCACTCCAGAACGACCTCTCGCTGCACTTCCACCCCGTCGATAACTCGCAGATCCTCTGCTACAGCAAGTCCTCCACGAAGGACGGGATCGAAAATACCATCCTCGTCGCCATTAACATCGATCCCGCCCACGAGCAGTCCGGCTGGATCGAGCTCGACCTGAAGCACCTCGGCATCGCACACGACCAGGTCTTCGACGTCGAAGACCTCCTCACCGGAACCCACTATCAGTGGAACGGACGCAGCAACTACGTCGCGCTTCGGCCCGACGTCATGCCCGCCCACATCCTTCGCGTCACCAGAAAGTAG
- a CDS encoding glycoside hydrolase family 15 protein, whose amino-acid sequence MAGRKKAVRRMKAGPLHGSRIEEYAMIGDCRTGALVSIEGSIDWLCWPDFASGACFAALLGTRDHGHWQIVPAKKLKSCRRQYQPHTMILETSYETADGEVLLTDFMPPRTDRDKRGDSSIMRIVTGVRGKVAMRMDLAIRFDYGRTVPWVTKSDQELHAVAGPDMVVLRARSKGVKKIPLDGEGMSTVSEFAVRAGESVTFALTHSSAMDPVPKEKNVQRALSLTRNYWKKWVTRSTYRGDLADEIERSLMTLKAMTYQPSGGIVAALTTSLPEKIGGERNWDYRYCWLRDTSFTLLVLMHAGYTEEAVAWRRWLLRAVAGTPDQVQTIYSINGERQMPEWVADWLPGYENSLPVRIGNAAVDQFQLDVFGEVVSALAKTPQAEDDIRVSASALQVAIVDHLCTVWPEPDEGIWEVRGERQHFTHSKVMAWVALDRAIKQHERFGEHSVDLKRWKKNRDMIHKEVCEKGFNKKMNSFTQSYGSKDLDASCLRIVLVGFLSPDDPRIRGTVEAIEKHLMKDGFVMRYNTKVAKDGLPSGEGAFLACSFWMVSNLWLIGRRDDAMVLFKRLLELRNDVGLLAEEYDPVAKRMLGNFPQALSHIALVHAAFAISGAFVPEKRTESKGG is encoded by the coding sequence GTGGCGGGACGAAAGAAGGCAGTGCGGAGGATGAAGGCGGGGCCGCTACATGGCTCGCGCATTGAAGAGTATGCGATGATCGGTGACTGCCGCACGGGAGCGCTGGTCTCGATTGAAGGCTCGATCGATTGGCTGTGCTGGCCGGACTTCGCCTCCGGTGCGTGCTTTGCCGCGCTTTTGGGTACGCGGGACCATGGTCACTGGCAGATTGTTCCTGCGAAGAAGCTGAAGTCGTGCCGTCGGCAGTATCAGCCGCACACGATGATCCTCGAGACAAGTTACGAGACGGCTGACGGTGAGGTGTTGCTGACGGATTTCATGCCGCCGCGCACGGATCGGGATAAGCGTGGCGACTCGAGCATCATGCGGATCGTGACCGGCGTGCGAGGCAAGGTTGCGATGCGGATGGACCTGGCGATTCGATTTGATTATGGACGCACGGTGCCGTGGGTTACGAAGAGCGATCAGGAGTTGCATGCCGTGGCAGGACCGGACATGGTGGTGTTACGGGCGAGGAGCAAGGGCGTCAAGAAGATTCCGTTGGACGGCGAGGGCATGTCCACGGTGAGCGAGTTCGCGGTGCGTGCCGGAGAGTCGGTCACGTTCGCGTTGACACATTCATCTGCGATGGACCCGGTGCCGAAGGAGAAAAATGTTCAACGTGCGCTCTCACTGACCCGCAACTATTGGAAAAAGTGGGTAACGCGTAGTACCTATCGCGGGGATCTCGCTGATGAGATCGAGCGGTCGCTGATGACGTTGAAGGCGATGACGTACCAGCCTTCCGGGGGGATTGTGGCGGCGTTGACGACGTCGCTGCCCGAGAAGATTGGTGGCGAGCGTAACTGGGACTACCGCTACTGCTGGCTGCGGGATACATCGTTCACGCTGCTGGTGCTGATGCACGCGGGCTATACCGAGGAGGCGGTTGCGTGGCGACGCTGGCTGCTGCGCGCGGTCGCAGGCACGCCGGACCAGGTGCAAACGATCTACTCGATCAACGGGGAGCGGCAGATGCCGGAGTGGGTTGCGGACTGGCTGCCGGGTTATGAGAACTCGTTGCCGGTGCGTATCGGGAACGCGGCAGTCGATCAGTTTCAGTTGGATGTCTTCGGCGAGGTCGTCTCCGCACTGGCGAAGACGCCGCAGGCCGAGGACGACATTCGCGTGTCGGCGAGCGCGCTGCAAGTGGCCATCGTCGATCATCTCTGCACGGTGTGGCCGGAGCCGGATGAGGGCATCTGGGAGGTGCGAGGGGAGAGGCAGCACTTTACCCACTCGAAGGTGATGGCGTGGGTGGCGCTGGATCGCGCGATCAAGCAGCATGAACGCTTTGGCGAACACTCGGTCGATCTGAAGCGATGGAAGAAGAATCGCGACATGATCCACAAGGAGGTCTGCGAGAAAGGGTTCAATAAAAAAATGAACAGCTTTACGCAGTCTTACGGATCGAAGGATCTGGATGCATCGTGTCTGCGCATTGTGCTGGTAGGCTTTCTGTCGCCGGATGATCCGCGCATTCGCGGAACAGTTGAGGCGATCGAGAAACACCTGATGAAGGACGGCTTCGTGATGCGCTACAACACAAAGGTCGCGAAGGATGGCCTGCCGAGTGGTGAGGGAGCTTTTCTGGCGTGCAGCTTCTGGATGGTCAGTAATCTCTGGCTGATTGGACGCAGAGACGATGCGATGGTCTTGTTCAAGCGTCTGCTGGAGCTGCGAAATGACGTTGGTCTGCTCGCCGAGGAGTACGACCCGGTGGCGAAGCGGATGTTGGGAAATTTCCCACAAGCACTGTCGCACATCGCGCTCGTTCATGCGGCATTTGCGATCTCCGGGGCATTCGTTCCGGAAAAACGTACAGAGAGCAAAGGGGGTTAG